Sequence from the Acidobacteriota bacterium genome:
CGGGACAGCCGTCCTGCAGTTCGGGTACATCTCCGAGGGGATCGCCGGCTACGCCTACCCGCCGGTCACGCTGCCGGGGGACCTGACCGGCGAGGGGGAGGTCAACCGCACCGACGTATCCCGCCTGCGCCAGGTGCTGGCGGGCGGGCTGTGGGACCAGCCCTGGCCGGGCGGTGAGTTGGACGGGGACGGCCGGCTGACCGCCGTGGATCTGCTGAGACTCGAATTGTTGGTTAACGATTGATTTCACCGGATTGTGCCGGCAGACGCGACGCCGCGGCGGTGAAAGGGGCGGCAAGCCCGCGGCGGGCTATTTCCCGCGGAACTGGACCAGGTAGGCCTTGATCAGCTCGTCGAGGTTGCCGTCGAGCACCGAGTCCACGTTGCCGATCTCCACCTTGGTGCGGTGATCCTTGACCAGGCGGTACGGCTGGAGAGTGTAAGAGCGGATCTGGCTGCCCCAGGCGATGTCCTTCTTGGCGTTCTCGCGCTCGGCGATCTCGGCGCGCTTCTTCTCCAGCTCCAGCTCGAACAGGCGCGCGCGCAGCACCTTCATGGCCACTTCCTTGTTGCGGATCTGGCTGCGCTCGTTCTGGCACTGCACCACGATGCCGGTGGGGAAATGGGTGATCCGCACCGCCGAGTAGGTGGTGTTCACGCCCTGCCCGCCGGGGCCGGAGGCGCAGAAGGTGTCCACCCGGATGTCCTTCTCCTCGATGGCCACGTCGATGTCGTCGCTGATCTCGGGATACACGAACACGGACGCGAACGAGGTGTGCCGCCGGGCGGCCGAGTCGAAGGGGGAGATGCGGACCAGCCGGTGGACGCCGCTCTCGGCCTTCAGGAAGCCGAAGGCGTACTCTCCCTCGGCCAGGAAGGTGGCCGACTTGATCCCGGCCTCCTCGCCGGGCTGGGTGTCGATCATGCGCGTGCTGAAGCCCTTCTTTTCGGCATAGCGCAGGTACATGCGGAGCAGCATCTCCGCCCAGTCTTGGCTCTCGGTCCCGCCGGCGCCGGAGTGAATGGTCAGGAACGCATTCTTGTCGTCGAAGTCTCCGCTGAGGATGGTGCGAAGCTCTGCCTCCTGTGTCTGCAGGCCAAGTTTGGTCATGAGCTCTTGCAGATCGGCAGCCACGTCCTCGCCCTCTTCGGCCAGCTCCACCAGGGCGCCGGCATCGGCGGCCATGGCCTCCAGTCCCTCCACCAACTTGATGTTGTTTTTCAGATGGCGGGTGCGGCGGAAGACGTCCTGGGCCCGGTTCTGGTCGTTCCAGAAATCGGGCGCCGCCGCCTGGGCTTCCAGCTCCTGCAGTTCACGGGTACAGGCGTCGAAGTCAAAGATACCCCCGGACGTCCCGGATGCGGCCGACAATACCGTTCAGCTCAGTCTTGATCTCGTCCAGTGCAATGCTCATCGGATCGTTTCCTGCGCCAGGGGATTCCCGCGCCGAGGGCCGTGACAGCCACACAGAGCCAGGCGAACGCGTCGCCGATCACCACGTAGGGGCTCCGTTGGGACAGGGGATGCACATGCCCGATCAGCGTGCCTCGTGCGAAGGGCGGGATTTGCGCCGTGACCCGCCCGAAGGGGTCGATTATAACACTGATTCCCGAGTTTGCAACCCGGACCACCCAGCGGCGGTTCTCCACCGCCCGCAGCAGGCTGTGCTGGATGTGCTGCCAGGGGGCGGCGGTGCGACCGAACCAGGCGTCGTTGGTGACGTTGACCTGCAGCCGGGCGCCCGCCGCGGTGAGCGCGCGCAGGTACTCGGGGAAGATCGCCTCGTAGCAGACCGAGACGCCCACCGGCACGCCGGCCGCCTCCAGCGGCACCGGTCCCGCACCCGGGGCGAAGTCGCCGATCTCCTGGCTCATGGCCCGGGCGAAGAAGAACAGGTTCTGGAACGGGACGTGCTCAGCGAACGGCACCAGCCGCGACTTGTCGTACGCCCCGCCCGGGCGTCCATCCGGCCCCACAACATACACGGTGTTGAAGTATGTCCGGCCGCTGAAGCGGATGCCGTTGAACAGCAGTGTGACCCGGTGGGACGCCGCCATGCCGGTCATGAGCTGGCGGTAGGCGGGATCGCGGTCGAACGCGTAGGGCGTGGGGCTTTCAGGAAACACCACGAGGCGCATGGCCGGCGCCGCCGCCATCACGTCGGCCAGCAACCGAGGATAATCGACTCGGTGCACGGTCGCCACCTGCTCCCGGGTGTCCTCGTCGCGGATGTTCGGCTGGATGCCGGCCACCGCCAGTGGCTCGCCCGTTGTCGCCGGGAAGGTCGCGTAGCGGAGTTCGGCGTAGATGAAGCAGTAGAAGAGCGCCATCCCCACCAGCGCCGCCCAGTACAACTTGAGCTTGCGCGGAACGTCGGGCACCATCGCCAGCAGCAGGACCGTGTTGATCGCCACCACCAGGAAGGAGACGCCGTAGACGCCGGTGGTGTCGGCGATCTGGATCAGGAAGCCGAAGTAGGCCTGGCCGGTTCCCAGGTTCCCCCACGGGAAGCCGGTGAGCGCCAGGTAATTGCGGGCGTATTCCTGCGCCGTCCAGACAAACGGGGCCAGCAGCGCCGCCTTCCAACCCCACTGGCGGAACATCCGCCACTGCACCCAGGCGAAGGCGCCGACGAATAGGGCCAGCACGCCGGCCATGAGGACGAATACCCCGCCCGCCAGCACGGGGTGGACGCCGCCGTAGGCCATCATCGCCCGCGGCACCCAGTACAGCAGTCCGAGGAAGAACAGGGCGCCGGCGGTGAAGCCGGACAGGAACGCCGCCCGGCCGCGGGCGCAGCGGCCCAGATGGTAGAGCAGCGGGACCAGCGCCACCCAGGCCAGCGGCCAGACGTCGAAGCGGGGAAACGCCAGGATGAGGAACAGCGCCGTGCCCAGGGGGTAACGCGCGTAATCCAACCAGCGCTCGGGACTCGCCGGCAGCGCCGCGGCGGGAGTCGGCGGTTCGGGCGGCGGCGGCGTCGGTTGGGTATCGGGCATGGATGGCATCCTGCGAAGCGATTGGCCGGACGCGTCAGGCGCCGCCGGAGTCGGGGCGGACGAGCCGTTCGGCCAGATAGGAGCTCCGCACCAGCGGACCGGCGAAGACGCCCTGGAAGCCCAGGGCCATCGCGTCGCGCTCGTAAGCGCGGAACTCGTCGGGATGGACGTACCGAACCACCGGCAGGTTGCCGCGACGGGGCTGCATGTACTGGCCGATGGTCACGAACATCACGCCGGCGGCGCGCAGGTCGGCCAGCACCGCCATCACCTCGTCCCGTTCCTCGCCCAGACCCACCATGAGGCCGCTCTTGACCGGGACGGCCGGCCGCCAGTCCGCGGCCTGCCGGAGCACCGCGAGCGACCGGGCGTAGTCGGCCTGGGGGCGGACCACCGGATAGAGCCGCGGCACGGTCTCCACGTTGTGGTTGAAAACGTCGGGCGCCGCCTCGAGCACGGTCCGCACCGCCGCGGCGTCACCCTGGAAGTCGGGGACCAGCACCTCCACCCGGAGGCCCGGCCGCGCCGCCCGGGCGGCGCGGATCACCGCCGCAAATTGACCGGCGCCGCCGTCGGGGAGGTCGTCGCGCGTGACCGAGGTGATAACCAGGTAGCGCAGGTCCAGTTCCGCCGCCGCGCGGGCGATCGCCGCCGGCTCGGCCGGGTCGGGGGGGTGCGGCGGGCGGTGGTCCACCGCGCAGAAGCCGCAGCCGCGGGTGCAGCTGTCGCCGAGAATCAGAAAGGTGGCGGTGTGGCGGGAGAAGCACTCGCCGCGGTTGGGGCAGCGCGCCTCCTCGCAGACGGTGTTCAGGCCGTGCCGGCGCAAGACCTGCCGGGTGCCGTGAGTGGCGGCGCCATGCACGCTGACGTTGCGAAGCCAATCCGGCAGGCGCGGCCGCTCCATCGTCACTCCGTCACTTTCCGGGGAAATGCCTCGAAGCCGTCCTTCTTCAGGCGGGCCACCAGCTCGCGGGCATGGGCCTGGTCCTTGAACTTGCCCACCTGGACGCGATGCATGCCGTCGGAGCTGCCGGCGTCGGCGATCTTGACGAAGGCGTCGTAGCCCTTGCCCTTGAGCCGGTCCACCATCTGGCGGGCCTCAGCCAGGTCTCGGGTGGCCATGGCCTGGACGACAAAGTACGTCGTTCCCGCGACGGTGGGCGCGGCCGGTGTCGTGGTCTGCGGGACCGGCTTGGTCGGCGCCGGCGTCGTCGCCGGCGCAGGCTTCGGGCCGGCCGCAGCCGGCGCGGTGGTCGGCGTCGCCGGCGCGGCCGGTGGCGTCGCGACAGCGGCAGGCTGGGTGGCCGGCTGAGCTGTCGGCGGAACGCCGGCCCGGGTCGTGTCATCGCGCGGCGGCGGCAGCGTGATCTCCTCGATGGCCGGACTGGGCTCCACACCAGCCGGCGCCGGCGCCTTGTCGCCCGCTCCCGTCGGCTGGCCGGCCAGGGCGGACTCGTCCATCGGCTCGGTGAAGGAGCGACCCACCATGAGCCCGATGGTGAACACCACCACCAGCACCACGACGAAGAAGGCGAACATCAGGACGATGTCCCGGTTGTTCAGGACCACCGTCTTTTCCTTGGAGTTGTCCTTGTCACGCATGCGCATTCCCCACCGCTGAATTGCCGCGCCGCCGCCGGCGCGGACCCGGCCCCGCCGGCTGCCCGAATATATATCACACTCCGGGCCGGCCCACCAAGGGCCGGCGCGCTAACGGTCCTTCATCAAGTGGCCCAGAAGCTCCATGGGCAACGGAAACACGATGGTGGTGTTTTTCTCGACGCCGATCTCGGTTAACGTCTGAAGGTAGCGCAGCAGGATGGCGACCTTCTGCTTTTCCAGTTCCGCCGCCGCATTGGCCAGGGTCTTGGACGCCTGAAACTCGCCGTCGGCGTGGATGATCTTGGCTCGCTTCTCGCGCTCGGCCTCGGCCTGCTTGGCCATGGCGCGCTGCATCTCCTGCGGCAGGTCCACTGACTTGACCTCGACCTTCGACACCTTGACCCCCCACGGGTCCGTGTCCCGGTCCAGGATCTCCTGCAGGCGGATATTCAGCGCTTCGCGCTTGCTCAGCAGGTCGTCCAACTCCACCTCACCCAGGACCGACCGAAGGTGAGTCTGGGCCAGCTGGGATGTGGCGTAGAGGTAATTTTCCACATCGATCACCGCCTTGACCGCATCGAGCACCCGGTAGTAGACCACCGCGTTGACCTTCACCGAGACGTTGTCCTTCGTGATGACGTCCTGCGGCGGGACGTCGAGGGTGATGGTGCGCAGGTCCACCTTGACCATCTTGTCGATGGGGGCGAACACCAGGATCAGACCCGGCCCCTTGGCGCCCGGCAGCACCTTGCCGAGCCGGAAGATCACCGCGCGCTCGTACTCCCGGATGACCTTGATCCAATTCAGAAAGAAGAGGAACAGGAAAACGACGGCAACGGTCGTAAACGTCATACCCGGTATCATAACTGACCTCCTTGGGTCGTATTCTTGTCTCTCGGCTCGACATACAGGACCAGCCCCTCGGCCCGGATCACCACTACCGGTGTGTCCGCCGGGATGGCGGCGCCGGATGCCGACACCGCGTTCCAATACTCGCCCCGAACGTGCACCTGGCCCGCCGGCGCCAGTTCCGTCACGCTACGGCCCGCAATGCCCGCCATGCCCTCTTGGCCGGTGGCGGACCGGCTGCGCATCGCGCGGATGACCAGGCGGGTCAGGAGCAGCAACAGCACGCCCACCGGCACCGCCACGCCCAGCACCACCGACCAGGCCACGCCGAAGTTGGGATCGGGGCTGTCCACCAGCATCAGGAAGCCCAGCACCAGGCTGACGATGCCGGCGATGCCCAGGACGCCGAAGCCCTGCACCTTGATCTCGGCGATGAACAATCCCACCGCCACGATGATCAGCAGCACGCCGACGTAGTTCAGCGGCAACAGCGAAAAGCCCAGCAGGGCCAGGAGCAGGCAGATGCCGCCCA
This genomic interval carries:
- a CDS encoding peptide chain release factor 2 (programmed frameshift) — encoded protein: MSIALDEIKTELNGIVGRIRDVRGYFDFDACTRELQELEAQAAAPDFWNDQNRAQDVFRRTRHLKNNIKLVEGLEAMAADAGALVELAEEGEDVAADLQELMTKLGLQTQEAELRTILSGDFDDKNAFLTIHSGAGGTESQDWAEMLLRMYLRYAEKKGFSTRMIDTQPGEEAGIKSATFLAEGEYAFGFLKAESGVHRLVRISPFDSAARRHTSFASVFVYPEISDDIDVAIEEKDIRVDTFCASGPGGQGVNTTYSAVRITHFPTGIVVQCQNERSQIRNKEVAMKVLRARLFELELEKKRAEIAERENAKKDIAWGSQIRSYTLQPYRLVKDHRTKVEIGNVDSVLDGNLDELIKAYLVQFRGK
- the lnt gene encoding apolipoprotein N-acyltransferase, translating into MPDTQPTPPPPEPPTPAAALPASPERWLDYARYPLGTALFLILAFPRFDVWPLAWVALVPLLYHLGRCARGRAAFLSGFTAGALFFLGLLYWVPRAMMAYGGVHPVLAGGVFVLMAGVLALFVGAFAWVQWRMFRQWGWKAALLAPFVWTAQEYARNYLALTGFPWGNLGTGQAYFGFLIQIADTTGVYGVSFLVVAINTVLLLAMVPDVPRKLKLYWAALVGMALFYCFIYAELRYATFPATTGEPLAVAGIQPNIRDEDTREQVATVHRVDYPRLLADVMAAAPAMRLVVFPESPTPYAFDRDPAYRQLMTGMAASHRVTLLFNGIRFSGRTYFNTVYVVGPDGRPGGAYDKSRLVPFAEHVPFQNLFFFARAMSQEIGDFAPGAGPVPLEAAGVPVGVSVCYEAIFPEYLRALTAAGARLQVNVTNDAWFGRTAAPWQHIQHSLLRAVENRRWVVRVANSGISVIIDPFGRVTAQIPPFARGTLIGHVHPLSQRSPYVVIGDAFAWLCVAVTALGAGIPWRRKRSDEHCTGRDQD
- the lipA gene encoding lipoyl synthase: MERPRLPDWLRNVSVHGAATHGTRQVLRRHGLNTVCEEARCPNRGECFSRHTATFLILGDSCTRGCGFCAVDHRPPHPPDPAEPAAIARAAAELDLRYLVITSVTRDDLPDGGAGQFAAVIRAARAARPGLRVEVLVPDFQGDAAAVRTVLEAAPDVFNHNVETVPRLYPVVRPQADYARSLAVLRQAADWRPAVPVKSGLMVGLGEERDEVMAVLADLRAAGVMFVTIGQYMQPRRGNLPVVRYVHPDEFRAYERDAMALGFQGVFAGPLVRSSYLAERLVRPDSGGA
- a CDS encoding slipin family protein, which produces MTFTTVAVVFLFLFFLNWIKVIREYERAVIFRLGKVLPGAKGPGLILVFAPIDKMVKVDLRTITLDVPPQDVITKDNVSVKVNAVVYYRVLDAVKAVIDVENYLYATSQLAQTHLRSVLGEVELDDLLSKREALNIRLQEILDRDTDPWGVKVSKVEVKSVDLPQEMQRAMAKQAEAEREKRAKIIHADGEFQASKTLANAAAELEKQKVAILLRYLQTLTEIGVEKNTTIVFPLPMELLGHLMKDR